A single Topomyia yanbarensis strain Yona2022 unplaced genomic scaffold, ASM3024719v1 HiC_scaffold_32, whole genome shotgun sequence DNA region contains:
- the LOC131695292 gene encoding uncharacterized protein LOC131695292: MVIDYRKVNEKTIPDKYPMPEIGYVLDQLKGQKYFTTLDLASGFHQIKMREKDIEKTAFAINNGKYEFTRMPFGLKNAPAIFQRAIDDVLRDHIGKICYVYIDDVIVFGKTLNEHLKNLKIILETLNNANLKIQLDKCEFLHSEIEFLGFIIGAEGIKPNTKKIEVINSFRLLLLLCIQPDQLQSTQDVTLDLRDVGRQPVMIFDQGEARIKLDHTYYIHHFNLTTIRMQVKSLRDQFENFSRNQFSDLIIEKFNEIDFALKSIDPIRRHKRWDSLGTVWKFIAGSPDANDLRIINSTINNLIMNNNEQIRINREINLQLKEAMFETKKAINLFNTRSAETYSTKILFHLNYLSKKLNQIIDTILLAKLGIVNEKILSQREIDILINDLARENITVHTALEAMNYATTSVATNSLEIALIIKMPKLDPRIFNKIRLYPIIHKNKQIHIDHRFYLTHKDEIYSINSVEPTIFDANEINLDNSTCIPKLLKGEQATCNFTTNPVEEEVIFLDNQHLFINTMKNFTLSSNCGLTNRNLTGAFIVFFRNCQLYINNVLYSSRVKTLPGNPIQLPLDGIDVNMHQEVLNISLDHLHKLHLETRKELDVIRLSTNSIKWPTLSIFGGIMSLPSLIARTTTVEDPVPDIQPNIRRLTIREVIRTEPHLSGRTS; this comes from the exons ATGGTGATAGACTATCGGAAGGTGAACGAGAAGACAATTCCCGATAAATATCCAATGCCCGAGATTGGGTATGTTTTAGATCAACTAAAGGGTCAAAAATACTTCACCACCCTTGATTTAGCGTCTGGATTTCACCAGATTAAAATGAGGGAGAAAGATATCGAGAAAACGGCTTTCGCCATCAACAACGGGAAATATGAGTTCACTCGAATGCCGTTCGGCTTGAAGAACGCTCCTGCGATCTTCCAGCGGGCAATTGACGACGTGCTAAGAGATCACATAGGGAAAATATGCTATGTGTACATCGATGACGTCATCGTGTTTGGAAAGACCCTAAACGAACATTTgaaaaatcttaaaataattctaGAAACACTAAATAATGCAAATCTCAAGATTCAGTTGGACAAATGCGAGTTTTTGCATTCTGAAATAGAATTTTTAGGATTTATTATCGGTGCTGAAGGAATCAAACCTAACACTAAAAAAATTGAAGTTATCAATAG TTTCAGACTACTACTGCTATTATGTATTCAACCAGACCAACTTCAATCGACACAAGATGTGACACTCGACTTACGGGACGTAGGACGTCAACCAGTCATGATCTTCGATCAAGGCGAGGCACGGATCAAACTTGACCACACATATTACATTCATCACTTCAATCTAACGACTATTAGAATGCAAGTAAAAAGCCTTAGAGATCAGTTTGAAAACTTTAGCAGAAATCAATTTTCCGActtaataatagaaaaatttaaCGAAATAGATTTTGCATTAAAAAGCATAGACCCTATCAGACGTCATAAACGTTGGGATAGCTTAGGCACAGTTTGGAAATTTATAGCTGGCAGTCCAGATGCCAATGATTTGAGAATCATCAATTCTAccataaataatttaattatgaACAATAATGAGCAGATCAGGATTAACCGTGAGATAAACCTACAATTGAAGGAAGCAATGTTTGAAACGAAAAAGGCAATCAATCTGTTTAACACAAGATCAGCCGAAACTTATTCCACTaagattttatttcatttaaactACTTATCAAAGAAATTGAATCAGATAATTGATACAATCTTGTTAGCTAAATTAGGAATAGTAAACGAAAAAATTCTGAGCCAacgtgaaattgatattttaatcaatgATTTAGCTAGGGAAAATATAACGGTTCATACTGCTCTGGAGGCAATGAATTATGCGACGACATCAGTGGCAACGAACAGTTTGGAAATTGCACTCATAATAAAAATGCCAAAACTCGACCCGAGAATATTCAACAAAATACGTCTATACCCAATCATTcacaaaaataagcaaattcatATAGATCATCGATTTTATCTAACTCACAAAGACGAGATTTACTCCATAAACTCAGTCGAACCTACTATATTCGACGCAAACGAAATCAATTTGGACAATTCAACCTGCATACCGAAGCTATTGAAAGGAGAACAGGCAACTTGTAATTTTACCACCAACCCAGTTGAAGAAGAAGTTATTTTTCTAGACAACCAACACTTGTTCATAAAcactatgaaaaatttcacccttTCATCAAATTGTGGCCTAACAAACAGAAACCTGACCGGAGCATTCATCGTTTTCTTCAGAAATTGTCAGTTATACATCAATAATGTTTTATATAGCTCAAGAGTGAAAACCTTACCGGGAAACCCAATACAACTACCCCTAGACGGAATCGATGTGAATATGCATCAAGAGGTTCTAAACATCAGCCTGGACCATTTACATAAACTCCATCTGGAAACGAGGAAGGAGCTGGATGTTATCCGGCTATCAACGAACAGTATAAAGTGGCCAACATTATCCATTTTCGGGGGAATTATGTCCCTACCTAGCTTAATCG CCAGGACCACAACAGTCGAAGATCCAGTACCAGACATCCAACCTAACATTAGACGTTTGACAATCAGAGAAGTGATTCGTACGGAACCTCATCTCTCAGGAAGGACGAGTTAA